CTCTCCTCATCGGCAACATGCAGGTGAGTGAAATGGTACTAAAATGCGCTACTTAATTATTTTCTGTCCTTTTTCTTTGGTTTATTCTGAATATTTTTTTCCAGACCTACCTTCAATCAGTTGCTATACGGCTTGAAGAGATGAGAGTTAAGAAACGTGATGCTGAGCAGTGGATGCATCATCGTTCACTGCCTCCTCAAATAAGAGAGCGAGTAAGGAGATATGAACGCTATAGGTGGTTGGAGACCAGAGGAGTAGATGAAGAAAATTTGGTTCAAACCCTTCCAAAAGACCTTCGGAGGGACATTAAGCGCCATCTCTGTTTGGGTTTAGTGAAAAGGGTTAGATATATCTGTGTCCAAGTATCTTTAAGCCTTTCAGCAATTTTGTGCTGATAAATAGCATTGTCCTTTTTTGCTTGTAGGTACCTTTGTTTGAGAATATGGACGAAAGATTGCTGGATGCAATATGTGAGAGGTTAAGGCCTACACTATACACTGAAAATGAATACATTTTGAGAGAAGGCGATCCTGTGGATGAGATGCATTTCATCCTCCATGGCTGCTTGGAGAGTGAGACCACCGATGGGGGCCGAAGTGGATTCTTTAACAAGGTCCAGTTAAAGGAGGGCGCTTTCTGCGGTGATGAGCTGCTCACATGGGCATTGGATCCTAAATCTGCTGCTAACTTCCCAGCTTCAACTAGGACAGTGAAAGCTCTTACTGAGGTTGAGGCATTTGCGTTGTGTGCTGAGGAGCTGAAATTTGTGGCCAGTCAGTTCAGGAGGCTCCACAGTAGGCAAGTTCAGCACACGTTCCGGTTCTATTCCCAGCACTGGAGGACATGGGCGGCCTGTTTCATTCAAGCGGCATGGCGCCGCTATTACAAGAGGAAGATGGCCGAGCAGCATCGCAAGGAAGAAGAGGCTGCAAACCggcaaagcagcagcagccaccacCCTAGCCTCGCAGCAACCATCTACGCATCTCGCTTTGCAGCTAATGCACTCCGAGGAGTTCACAGGCTCAGAAGCAGGGCCAGCCCGACAATTGTGAGATTGCCAAAGCCTCCAGAACCAGATTTTGCCGTCGATGAAGCTGACTAACAAGAAGAAACACACTGAAATTGCATGTATTAAGTTGTGGATTGGAGGCATCATGTAGATTATGTACAAAATTCAAAAACAGCCAGcagagtttttgcttgtaaaaGCCCTGTAAGTTTGTAACCACGCAAGAACCATCACGGAGTACATGTACTTTAGTCTTGCACTGCTAAATCCCATCTATAGCATACAGAAATTAAGCAGAAGTTCCTttcggaaaaaagaaaaagaagttaTGCAGAAGTTTAAATCCTCTTGTGTTTGTGTTTACTTCAGGTTGGGTTTGCTGCTGTCGATGTGCTTATCTTTCGATTTATTCCTCTCATCTCGTGAATGGAGTGTGGAGGCTACGAAATTTGCCATGTTTTCATGAGCGAAACGCCCATTTTTACGCGATTTTGACGAGATCGTGGGGAGGACTGAAGAGGTGTTTAGGCAAGGGGTGCTACGCGCGGGCGCTTCGCCTCCGTCACCATCTCGCGAGATGATTtccctcttccgccgccgccacggcctccccTTCTCCACCCTGCACACGCCagccggcgacgtcgccgccacgccgccttCTCCTCTCGACGCCACGGCGGTGCTCGAGACGCTCTCCCTCTACGCCAACGACTGGCGCCGCGCGCTCGAGTTCTTCCACTGGTCAGCCTCCCCCGACGGCGCCAACGTGCCCCCGACGCCGGCCACCGTCGCCCGCGCGGTCGACGTCCTCGGGAAGCACTTCGAGTTCCCGctcgccacctccctcctcgTCTCCCACCACGACCCGGGGCGCGCGGACCCGTCCTTCCTCCGCCCCGCCCTGCGCTCCCTCCtcaaccgcctcgccgccgccaatcTCATCGACGACGCCATCCGCGCGTTCGATTCCACTGCCGGTTCCATCGGCCTGCGGGATGAGGCCTCCTTCCACGCCCTCGTCGACGCGCTCTGCGACCACCGCCGCGTTGACGAGGCCCACCACCTATGCTTCGGCAAGGACCCGCCGCCATTCCCGCCGGTGACGAAGACCTACAACTTGCTCCTCCGGGGGTGGGCTAAGACCCGCGCCTGGGCGCGCCTCCGCCAACTCTGGTTCGACATGGATAGCCGCGGTGTTGCCAAGGACCTCCACTCCTACTCCATCTACATGGATGCCCTTGCGAAGTCAGGCAAGCCGTGGAAGGCCTTCAAGGTGTTCAAGGAGATGAAGCAGAAGGGCATGGCGATCGATGTTGTTGCGTATAATACTGCAATCCATTCAGTTGGGCTTGCACAGGGAGTCGATTTCGCTATTCGGTTGTATAGGCAAATGGTTGATGCTGGTTGCAAGCCAAATGCTTCCACTTTTAATACGATTGTTAAATTATTATGCAAGGAAGGGAGGTTCAAGGAAGGGTATGCATTTGTTCAACAGATGCACAAGTTTGGGATTGAGCCCAATGTGCTCACTTACCATTGCTTCTTCCAATATTTGAGCCGGCCTCAGGAGGTCCTTGGACTGTTTGAGAAAATGCTCGAGAGGGGTTGTCGGCCAAGGATGGACACATATGTCATGCTCATCAAGAGGTTTGGGCGGTGGGGATTCCTTAGGCCAGTGTTCATTGTGTGGAAGGCAATGGAAAAGCAAGGACTCAGCCCAGATGCATTTGCTTACAATTCCCTTATTGATGCATTGCTGCAGAAGGGAATGGTGGACTTAGCTAGAAAGTATGATGAGGAGATGCTTTCAAAGGGATTATCACCCAAACCAAGGAAGGAACTGGGGACTAAGATTCCGGGAGCAGAGTCTGACAGTGATAATGCATTGAGTGGCGTACTTTAATAGTTTGATTACTGAGAGCAGTGGTATTAACATGTTCTGGTTATCACTAAGATTATGCTGATCTTCTTTTAAAGATAGGCTTCTTTGTGTTGAAAGTCTGAAGGAGATCTGATTTGTGGTGCACATGAGTTTAACATTGAAGTAAAAGATTGCATTTCCTCTCAACTATTGCACAGCTGCCCACAGGTAAAACATGCGAAAGAGGAGCTACGGTCTGATGTTTTTTTCAGCAGTGTGCTTATTGTTGCTTTTCTTCAAGCATTAATGGACATGGTCATATCATATGTGCAGGAATTATGATGATATCCCTCAATAATGGAATGTTTGCCCAAGCTGAGGACACCTGGGAAGTGGGCACTAGTGTGAATTCGGAGAGCTATTGCTCCTCACAGATCTATATGATTACCGTGGTCAATTGAAATTACGACATGCTGATATTTCTCAAAGCAGACAACCTTGTCTCAGGGGGTCATAAATAATAAATTTTGTGTTGAACTGAAATGAAATCAGTGACAGTGGTAGCACCCATATTGCAGTTACTTCTTGGTTGTTATCTTACCGAACTAATGAATGATATTAAGGACAGGACATCCCATGCCATAACTAAAGGTAAGAACAACGGCATCTCTTGCGTACAAGACTCATGAGTCATGACTTGTTCATACAAATTATAGTTAAACATATTGTTTTGGCACTGAAGTTAACAGTCTTCTTGATTTTGATTTGGGTACTATCTACACACGTACTGTTGTTGCATTGGAAACAATATATGAAGTATTGTTCATTCGACGATCTTTTTACTGGCCCTTGATGTGATAGAACTTAACTTGAAGACCAGATTGAATCGGAACAAAATGCTCTTATTCCTAGTTTCTTGAACTCAAAAGTGATCTTTTTCCCCTCTAGTGGAGTTCTCCTTGCCATTTCTGTCACTCTGTCCAGTTAGGAAAATTTACATGCAGACGGCTTCGTGCCTGCCCAATTTTCTTGTTGCATCATTTGGAGGAATTTAACACAAGTATTCCAGGTGATTCTCGAATATCCCAACTGGACCAATTATACTTCTGATATTCATTGCACTGTGTAAATGGTCAAAAACTTCAAAACTTGTGTAGTAGCTTTTCTCAGGGTTGCGGTTATTAGTTTCCATGTGATTCTGGTTTCCTGATGGCTAGGTTAGagcaaagtttttttaaaaaaatcaaaggccATCAGACCCGCCTTTTATAGAAAGCCAAAAGGAGGTTACAGGAAAGTATTTGCTTGTCATGCTGAATCATATGTTTACTTTACAATTAACTTCAAACCTTGTTGGAATAGGTGATAGTCTTCTGTCAAATCAAGCAAAACCAGTTGTTAGGGGTGGGTGCACTGGTACTAGCAGCAGTCTCCTTGGCCTCTGAGATTTATCTTGGTATGGAAAACGAAATGATATAGTGCCACAGGCTAGCAAACAGCTTAATGCGACATACTAGATTTTATTTCCTCAGTGCACTAAACAAACACGACATGGTAAAACAAACAAGGGATAAACTAGAATTGACACGAATATCTACAGCAAAGTAGGACAAATGCAAAGAAGAAATGTCTTAAACTCTAATTTAGGAATGTCCTTGTAAAATATCAATGGAGTATGTGGAACACCGTTCATTTGAGCCGTCTGGAAGCTCTTGAAAGTTGGTACCATATTCAGAAATATCACTTGAATAACATATTTTTGTGCAACATGTCAAGTGCAGGGAGCAGAAGAAAGCAGGCGAGGGAGTGACATCAACAGATCTACAGATGGTGGTAAGATCATGACTTTGCTAGGAGGATACTGGACACTGATAATTAATTCTCGGTGCTGCAGCTACCGAAGTTGATGGCTTCGCAATCTATAGCTTAATTTTTAAGCTGCATGGGGACTGGAGGATTCACGAACAGTTCAGGAGCAATGAAGCTACAGCCAGCAAGAGAAGATGCATACCACTAGTAGTACCCATACTTCGCCTAGCTGCAGTATTCTTTTGTCGTTTGTAGTCTGTACCTTCTGCTGGGGCTTTATCATGGCAACGAGATGTTCCAGTGTTTAGCTGCCGAAAACCTGTCAGTTGGAGGCAGGTGCTCACCTGCCCTTAATGGCTTAATTGCGCTGCTTTGTGCAGCAACTCTCAACTGTGACAACCAAACCTGTCTTTTGTTTCCGTAGCAACCGGGTCCGGGCATACACCTCCTGATCGAATGGAGAATTATCCATATACGATTCATCAATGTTTGGAATGGCAGCTGCTACatacctcctctgttccataaaaACAAACTTTGGattatgaatctaaacatagattatgttcagatttatagcttgaagttaatttttttttggcaaagggAGTATGTATGAGTATGACCATGTTGCTGCTGCGACATTGATTTCTCGTAATGAGAAAGAAGCGAGTAGGTCTGACGATATATCAACCATGTGACCCGTTTCCTGAACTGGTCCAGGCTAGCAACATACGTCGCCGGTGTTGGTATCCGTTTGGTAGCCGACAGCCTCACCAGAATGGTCTCTCCTGCCGCTTCCCACGGCCACCGCCGGTCGGCCGGTtctactccggccgccggcaGCTACGACACGCGTCCCCTACCTGTCGTTTCCCGTCGCCGTACCACGGCTTTGCTCGCTCGCGTCGCGCGAGACGGATCGTCTCTATACGTACGTGGCGGGCCACGCGCACGCGGGCACGTATGTACGCGCCGCGCGGGCGGTGGCTGCGCTGCACGGCACGGATGGAGCAGCGCAGTAATGGCGCCACGCCGCGGGCCGGGGACATGTCCGCGACCGCGAGACCCAGCGGGGTCGCTGCCGATCGCGAAGCGAACCGCCGCGCGTGCCCGCGAGGCCGTGCGCGCGACAGggcggcgtgcgcgcgcgcaAGCGAGCGCCGGGATGGACCGACGTCGCTCACACGAGAGATGCCACCGCGCGCCGGCCGCTGGCTGAACCGTCGGCAAGAAAGGTCATACTCCTCGATCGTTGAATAATTGAACCACGCGCGTAGCATCGCGGCGGTGAACGACGAACATGCAGGACCTACGTGACACCGGCCTTGAACTAGCTACGCAGCTTTCGTTCGTTGACGCGCCGGTTATTTCCGAGCATAGGCTGCTATATTCAGGCAGGCAATTGGCCGGGAAAGTCCGCGTCCACAGACACCCAGCGCGCGTGCGTGGCCCTACCTACATACGCGCCCCTCGACACGTCGTTACGCCGGCGGGCCAAACAgttcgcggtggtggcgacgctgCCGGCCGGCCCGTCTGTCGAAAGGGGCGTCTCCGGCAGCTAGCTACCGGTGTGTACGACAGCTGGGATAGCCGGGCCAGGAGTCGCCAGCGAGACAGCGGCGCGAGCTCCGTGCATCTTTCGCCGCGAGCTTCTCGTTGCGCGTTACACGTCGTGGACGTCGGCGTCGTgacagcggcggcgcgtggcctcGCATGCTGGCGAGCGTGGCGTAGTAGGACGGTGCGGTTTGTCACGTTGTGATCGTATAACAGTACGTCGTGTTCCTCCGGATTGCACGATCGGGGTCGACACGATCatgagacgacggcgacgtgtTATCCGTACGCAAGTATTCAACCGCAATGATCATGTGTTCAACCCTCTCTCGCTAATCAACCGCAATGATCATGTGTTCAACCGCAATGATCAGGAATGGCTATTACGTAAGTATCATCATGCATATGTCATATTGCTACCTGGCAACCTTTCAGAATATATAGTCAAAAGAAAACTGATCTATACTGTACTTcagattgattttttaaaaaaaagttaattaaaCAGTTCGACTAGTTTATCTGGTTGTTACTCTGTACTTAGTGCCAATTAACATATGGCAATATAATTGCTAATTCATGAGGCTGGTTGATTGAAGTCAACCTAAGTTCAGATGTTCAGGTCAATCTAGAACAGAACTACCCCGGACTTCTTTTTTACTTCGTCAGCAGATAGTGACAGAAGTTGAGACAGATAAATTGAGTATTTCAGTAGAGTATGTAGCACTTGACGCCTTCTGAATATCTGATTTTTAACAGACAGTGGTAATAAGCTAATTAACCAAACTTGCAAGCAGTTGGGACCATGCTAATGCTGCCACTGCTGGTAAGACTGAGCAGCTACAGGGGAATTTGGAGAAAGTAACAAGGACAAATCCTGGTATTATAACTGAATTCAGATCAGGACACACAAGGTAAAAATAAACAAGTACTACCAAGTTTTGAGGGAACATCCTTCCTTAAAAAGTGACAGCCAACCGAAAATCAAGACACATAGCTTGAATAAAGAATTACAACTAAGCTAAGCTGGCATTATGCCTAATTGTTTTCTAAGCTCTGTCCTAATTGGCACTTTGGTATATGACTGTGCAGTGGGCCATAGGATTAGGAGAGACCACTGCTTctgtataaatacaagccccctcaGTCCATTTCGTCTTAGGCCTAGCTGCTTCCAATCCTTTCATTCTCTTCTGAGTTCAGTACCCTCGTGGCCTTGTTCTGCTCACTTCTCATTGCATATAGTACACCATTTCATCTCCTGTCAGGACAAAGCTTTGTCTGAATATGCACACACGGACGAGGACTTCGTTGCTGGCTTTggcctctcttctcctcctcctcttggctACAAGAGCACATGGTATGTATGCCATTCATGGCCAGCCACCCATCAATCTTCTCCGTTTGTTTGGTTCACCGATCAGTGGTGTATTAATTTCACTTGGAGTGATCATTGAAAAGCTTCTTTGTGCTCCTGAAAATGCAGGGATCAGGCTGGACAGGCAGTTACATGAAGCAATCAACAACAAGGTGAGTACTAATATATGAGCAATTCCAAGTTGTTCTTCCTGTCAGAAACAAAATGCTCAAAGATTGCTCATTTCTTTGCATCTTTGTTCCAGCAGGAGATCATGCGTGACTCAAAGGCCGAGCAATCACTAAATACAGCTCGTTTGATGAACAAGCACTGCACATCCGATGGGCATTGCAACTCAGGTACAATGGAGCAGACGATTCCCAGTTCTTCTGTTGTTGCGAAGGATAGCGAAGTGGTCAGTGCGATTGCTCGGTCTGTACCAAGGTTCCATGAAGATTACTACGGGCCAAGTGGCCATGAACCTAATCACCATTAagcacagctagctagctacatatCGCCTTAATTAGTTTTGCCCTTTTCTAttttagcagcagcagcttaCTTTCTTAGTAGTGATCCGTAGTAGTTCTTCTCTCCTAGATCGATGCTGCGTTTTGGCTGGAAAATGTAAAGGGAGAAGTATTATGTAGTTCTTCACCAACTAGCTATGATCATTAGTACCGTGTGCTACTTGAGTCTAGTTCATTCATCTCACTGCTCTCTTCCGGATAATCTCTGCTAATTGCATGCATCGGTTTCCGTGCGTGGCCCAcagttcgatcgatcgattccgGGCAGTAACGATACTACTAGTCAGTGATGTCAGAACAGTATGAGATCCCACAGTAGAAACTCAGCACCACAGTCGCCGAACCGGCATGAATGAACATTTGGGATCTTGTAAAACGGCTGTAAACTGTAAAATTGCTAGTGACGCTAGCTGCAGCTTTTCGCATCTTTCACCTTCCTCTGGCAGCTTTAACCCGACTGTTCTTTTACGACGTTTGATGCAGGAAAGGTACAAAGGCCAGTGGTGCAGGCTGAGGCAGGCGCAGCagcgaagcagcagcagcagaatcaggtCAGTCCACTAGTACACTGCACTCCCTGCAGGCTTTCGGAGATTCAGCTGAGCAATCTTGTCTTGTCACGCATGAAAATGGAACGGATTAACTTACCTCCGGCGATGTGAATATCTTTGCAGAGCCTAGAGAGATCAGGTGATGCCAATCAGCAGGAGCAGGAGACGGCGCCGCGACAGCAAGAGAAGACGTCGTCGACGGCtacggcgacgatgacgacgtaCCCTGACATCCTCGACATCGCCGGAATGGACTattcgccggcgacgagaaagCCGCCGATCCACAACTGAgtggcacgcacgcacgcacgcacgcagtaCTAGCTAGAAAGCTGGTACTTTCACTGGCTTAGTGCTTGCTGTATTAGCTTAGTTTAGCAGtttagctactagctagctagctagctatagcttagCCATAGCTAGCTGCTAGTATTAGCTAAGTATAATTAGCTTAGCTAGCAGCGCGAGTCCTGATCATCGAATAGAATAGTAGTGCGTACAGCCAGTGACCGATACTGGGACAGCATTGCAGGAAATGCTGCACCTTTTGTGAAGAAGATGATACTACAAAGCTTGGCGTCTCTCTCGTGTATCCCGCGGATGTAACATGCGCGCCTGTGTAACACCGCCATTTTGACCGCTAGCTAGCTAACTAATTACTCCGTAGCTCGTTTGAGATCTCTCCCATTCGTCAATTCGTTTTTCTGTTCTTGATGACATTCTCcaaaagtcttttttttttagaacactcCAAAAGTCCAATGATACTATATTCACTCAGTGAGATGGAGTAGACCGGTTAATTAAGTTGCACACCAATTCTACTTGTGACGCGAGTGATCATGATTGGTACTATATTCCAGCATGCTAATCATACTatctccatccaaaaatatataCGATGCTGTTAATTTTCATTTAACGTTTgattatttatcttatttaaaattttagtataaatatgtaaaagtacaAGTTAAGATTATAGTTTCTTTatgataaaataagtcacaacaGATCGAATGaataaatatttataattttttaataagacaaatagtcAAACCTCACATAAAAACTAACAATGACTGAAATGATGTGACACTACGTATAACGAATCTAAACATATGTAGTGCTACATCCTAATTTATACCCATCCGTCTAAAAAAAGGTCCTATACTAGCTGTGAacctagatatatatgtgttcaGATTTGTAGTTagagtttgtttttttggatAGAGTGATAATTTGGAACGAATGAGGTAGTAGATACTACTATTAATTAAGAGATGGATGGGTTGGTGAGAGAATTTGTCACATGCATGCCGGGTGTGTTAGCCAAGGTTTGCGGCAGGACGCGCGTAATGGGCGCGGCCCGTACGTGTTGGCTCGTGTCGCCGGCTGGAGCGGACGGATCATGGATGCGCATGCATATGGCCGGCTACATGCATGGACGACCCTGGCACACGTTGCtgtcgcgcgcgcggcggcgagacaTCGCTGTCCGGCGAGAGGCGCGAGATATCTGCGTGCGCCGACCGATCCATG
This window of the Oryza sativa Japonica Group chromosome 4, ASM3414082v1 genome carries:
- the LOC4337182 gene encoding pentatricopeptide repeat-containing protein At1g80550, mitochondrial, yielding MISLFRRRHGLPFSTLHTPAGDVAATPPSPLDATAVLETLSLYANDWRRALEFFHWSASPDGANVPPTPATVARAVDVLGKHFEFPLATSLLVSHHDPGRADPSFLRPALRSLLNRLAAANLIDDAIRAFDSTAGSIGLRDEASFHALVDALCDHRRVDEAHHLCFGKDPPPFPPVTKTYNLLLRGWAKTRAWARLRQLWFDMDSRGVAKDLHSYSIYMDALAKSGKPWKAFKVFKEMKQKGMAIDVVAYNTAIHSVGLAQGVDFAIRLYRQMVDAGCKPNASTFNTIVKLLCKEGRFKEGYAFVQQMHKFGIEPNVLTYHCFFQYLSRPQEVLGLFEKMLERGCRPRMDTYVMLIKRFGRWGFLRPVFIVWKAMEKQGLSPDAFAYNSLIDALLQKGMVDLARKYDEEMLSKGLSPKPRKELGTKIPGAESDSDNALSGVL
- the LOC9271328 gene encoding uncharacterized protein isoform X1 encodes the protein MHTRTRTSLLALASLLLLLLATRAHGIRLDRQLHEAINNKQEIMRDSKAEQSLNTARLMNKHCTSDGHCNSGKVQRPVVQAEAGAAAKQQQQNQSLERSGDANQQEQETAPRQQEKTSSTATATMTTYPDILDIAGMDYSPATRKPPIHN
- the LOC9271328 gene encoding uncharacterized protein isoform X2, yielding MHTRTRTSLLALASLLLLLLATRAHGIRLDRQLHEAINNKEIMRDSKAEQSLNTARLMNKHCTSDGHCNSGKVQRPVVQAEAGAAAKQQQQNQSLERSGDANQQEQETAPRQQEKTSSTATATMTTYPDILDIAGMDYSPATRKPPIHN